From one Streptomyces spiramyceticus genomic stretch:
- a CDS encoding DUF4245 domain-containing protein translates to MGGVASMKGKQTVRDMVLSMALIGAVAGGVYLLVPHDDSLDPIKPVDYRVELITARRAAPYPVAAPVGLPKTWRPTSVSYEGQDGNAWHLGYLDPDGEYVAVEQSTGDAEKFIAEVSQDATKTDRTQQVGGDSWQRWEGPKYDALVRQEKGATTVVTGTASHERLTKMAAALETKKS, encoded by the coding sequence ATGGGGGGCGTGGCAAGTATGAAGGGCAAGCAGACGGTCCGGGACATGGTGCTCTCGATGGCGTTGATCGGTGCCGTCGCCGGGGGCGTGTACCTGTTGGTCCCGCACGACGACTCTCTAGACCCGATCAAGCCGGTCGATTATCGCGTCGAGCTCATCACGGCGAGGCGTGCCGCGCCGTACCCGGTCGCGGCCCCTGTGGGTCTCCCGAAGACGTGGAGGCCGACCTCTGTCTCGTACGAGGGGCAGGACGGCAACGCGTGGCATCTGGGTTACCTGGATCCGGACGGGGAGTACGTCGCGGTCGAGCAGTCGACCGGGGACGCGGAGAAGTTCATCGCCGAGGTGAGCCAGGACGCGACGAAGACGGACAGGACCCAGCAGGTCGGCGGGGACAGCTGGCAGCGCTGGGAGGGCCCGAAGTACGACGCACTTGTGCGCCAGGAGAAGGGCGCGACGACGGTGGTCACGGGCACGGCCTCGCACGAGCGGCTGACGAAGATGGCCGCCGCGCTGGAGACGAAGAAGTCCTGA
- a CDS encoding malonic semialdehyde reductase, which produces MSLVLDPAAQDLLFREARTANTFTDEPVTEEQVQAIYDLVKYGPTAFNQTPLRVVLVRSAEARERLVSHMAEGNRPKTASAPLVAILAADNEFHEELPTLLPHFPQAKDTFFKERPVRESAAALNAALQAAYFIVGVRAAGLAAGPMTGFDFAGVQKEFLDDDHTPLMVVNIGKPGEDAWFPRSPRLAFDDVVTTV; this is translated from the coding sequence ATGTCTCTCGTTCTTGACCCCGCCGCCCAGGACCTCCTCTTCCGTGAGGCCCGCACTGCCAACACCTTCACCGACGAGCCGGTGACCGAGGAGCAGGTCCAGGCGATCTACGACCTGGTCAAGTACGGCCCGACCGCGTTCAACCAGACCCCGCTGCGCGTCGTCCTGGTCCGCTCCGCCGAGGCCCGCGAGCGCCTCGTCTCACACATGGCCGAGGGCAACCGGCCGAAGACCGCCTCCGCGCCGCTGGTTGCGATCCTCGCCGCCGACAACGAGTTCCACGAGGAGCTCCCGACCCTGCTCCCGCACTTCCCGCAGGCGAAGGACACGTTCTTCAAGGAGCGCCCGGTCCGCGAGTCGGCCGCGGCTCTCAACGCCGCCCTCCAGGCCGCTTACTTCATCGTCGGCGTCCGCGCCGCCGGCCTCGCCGCAGGCCCGATGACCGGCTTCGACTTCGCCGGCGTCCAGAAGGAATTCCTGGACGACGACCACACGCCGCTGATGGTCGTCAACATCGGCAAGCCGGGCGAGGACGCATGGTTCCCGCGCTCGCCGCGTCTGGCGTTCGATGACGTCGTCACCACCGTCTGA
- a CDS encoding exodeoxyribonuclease VII small subunit, whose product MTKTDDAAGTTLGYEQARDELIDVVRRLEAGGTTLEESLALWERGEELAKVCRRWLDGARARLDASLAEPRAEGGDQG is encoded by the coding sequence ATGACCAAGACCGACGACGCTGCCGGCACGACGCTCGGCTACGAGCAGGCCCGGGACGAGCTCATCGACGTCGTACGCCGCCTGGAAGCGGGCGGCACGACGCTGGAGGAGTCGCTCGCGCTCTGGGAGCGCGGCGAGGAGCTGGCGAAGGTGTGCCGCCGTTGGCTCGACGGGGCGCGGGCGCGGCTGGACGCGTCGCTCGCGGAACCGCGGGCGGAGGGCGGCGACCAGGGCTGA